The genomic stretch GTTCGCCGTCATTGTTGGTTTCGAGCTTGGGCTCGACCAGGTCCATCTTCGGATATTTGGCCTTGGCGTTGCCGATGCCGCCGTCAGCCCATTGCACTTGCGAGCGGCTACCGAGCGAGCCGACCAGGACGGCCCATTTGCCTTGCTGCCCCATGCACTTCGCGAGCCGTTCGTTCAGGCCCGCGCCGTATGCCGTGTTGTCGAAGGCTTCGATGTCGACCATCGTGTTCTTCGCGTTGTCGGCTTCGTGCGTGACCACCTTGATGCCGCGATCCATCGCTTTCTTGAGCGCGGGTTCGAGCGTCGGCGGATCATACGGAACCACGGCGATCGCAGTGACCTTCTTCGCGATCAGATCCTCGATGATCTTCAATTGCTGCGCGGCATCCGCGCGGCCCGGCCCGGTCTGATACGCGTTGATGTTCGGGTTCTCCTTGCCGAACTCCTTCACGCCATCGTCCATGCGATTGAACCAGTTGATGCCCGTCACTTTCACGACCGTGACGATGGTCTCGTTCGTCGCGGCCTGCGCGCCCATGATCGCGCCTGCGGCAAGCGCAATGGCCGTAAGCGCGGTGCCGAAAGTCTTGAGCTTCATCGTGTCGTCTCCTTTATGTTTCGAATGTCTTTCGATGGTCTTTTGAAGCAATACACAGCTGAAATCAACGTCCCGTGGATGCGGGCGGCGGTGGAACCTTGGATGTGGGCCTCGCTCCGCCGATGCCGAAGATCGCGCGCACGCGTTCGCCGCCTGCGAAAGCGAGCGATGCAAGCAGCAGGAAACCCCACGCGCAATCGCCGAAAAACTGCGAGACGCCGAGCAGGTTGAAGAGGCTCGACAAGAACTGGAGCACCGTCGCCGCGAGAAACACGCACACGATGCGTCCATAGCCGCCCGCCGGATTGACGCCGCCCATCACTGCAATCAGGATCGCAATCAGAAGATAAGAGTTGCCGTAGTCCCATTTCGCGCTCGACGTGTGCGTCGCGCTGATGAGACCCGCAAGCGACGCCAGCACGCCGCACATGCCATACGTGAGGATCAACATGCGCGCGCGCGGAATGCCCGCGTAGAAGGCGGCCTTGGGATTCGTGCCCATCAAGTAGAGCCGCAGCCCGAACGGCGTGCGCCTGAGCACCCAGCCGAGCACAAGCACCGCCGCTACGAAGATCCAGAGCGAGATCGGCACCTGAAGGAAGGTCCCGTTGCCGATGTTCGAGAGCGGATCGACGTATTCGACGCGCACCGATGCCCCGTTGCTCAACACGACCGCAATGCCCGTAAAGAGCAATTGCGTGCCGAGCGTGCAAAGAATCGGCGTCAGCCTGAGCTTCGCGATGACCACGCCGTTCAGCAAGCCGCCGATCAATCCCATTGCCACGACGATGCCCGCGAATACCGCGGTATAGAGCGCCGGCGAATCGTCGGCGGAAACCATGTGCGGCAGAAGCATGGCGGCGACCATGCCCGACAGATTCGCCAGACCGACACCCGACAAGTCGATGCCGCCATTGCCCGACACCATGGAAAGCATGATGCCGAGTGCAAGCAAGCCGAGTTCGGGCAATTGGCCGCCCATCGACTGGAGATTGTCGATATCAAGAAATTGGCCGTGCGAAAGCCACGTCGCGACGATCACCACCAGCACATTGACGCCGATCAGAAAGTTGAACTGCCTGTCAGCGAGCCACTTCGACGCTTTCATTGCGTCACGCTCCTTTCGCTGAGCAACGCATTGATTTCATCGAGGCGCGGCATCGAAGGCGCAGTCCCCGGCCGCGTCACTGAAATGCTCGCCAATGCGCATCCGAAGCGCACCGCATCGAGTGCGCTGTCGCCGCGTGCGAGCGCCGCCGCGAAGCCGCCGGTGAAGCCGTCGCCCGCGCCGGCGGTTTCGATCACGCGCCCGCATTCGAAGGCCGGCACAAGCACCGATTCATAGGCGCTATGCAATAGCGCGCCTGCTTCGCCCAACGTGATGATCGCCGCGCGTGCGCCCTTTCCCAAAAGCACGTCAGCCGCGCGGCGCGCGTCGTCGAGAGACTTGACTGCGATGCCGGTCAATGCCGCGGCTTCCGTTTCGTTTGGCGTGATGTAGTCGCAAAGCGGAAAGATATCGTCGTCGAGCGCAAGGGCGGGCGCGGGGTTGAAGACGGTGGTCACGCCATGTTTCCGTGCGAGTTCGAGTCCGCGTTTCGCGGCGGGAATCGGCTGCTCGAGCTGCGTGACGAAGACGGCTGCGCGTGCAATGTCCGCTTCGATGGCGTCCACGTCATCCGGCCCGAGCGTGCCTGCCGCACCGGACGCGACGATGATCGCATTACCGCCGGTATTCTCATCGACGTAGATGTGCGCGGCGCCCGTCGCGATATCGTCTATCACGCTGGCCCGCGATGTAATGCCTTCGGCGGCCCACGTGGCTTGCGCGATCTTGCCGAACGCATCGTTGCCAATGCGCGTGCAGAAGATGACGTCGGCACCGGCGCGCGCGGCGGCGACGGCCTGATTCGAGCCCTTGCCGCCCGGCCCCATGGCGAACGCAGAGCCGGCGACGGTCTCGCCAAGCAAGGGCATGCGCTGTGCGCGAAAGGCAAGATCCGTCACATAGATGCCGAGAATGACGACGCTGCCGCTCATTGCGCGTCTCCCTGCGGTTCATCCGGCGCGAGTTGCACACCTTTCTTGAAGATGAAGCAGCCATAACCGCGCGTCTCGCCTGACCTGATGACGCAATAGGCGTTCTTCGCGCGCTCGTAAAAGGCGAAGCGTTCGATGGGCCCGAATGGCAGTTCGCGGCCTTCCGCATGATTGACTTCCCGTTGCGCTTCACGCTGCACGGCAGGCAGCGCCGTAGCGTCGCCGACGACTTCCATCCGGCCTGCGGGATCGTCCACGAACGTGTCCAGCGGCATGACCGACAGAACCGCACGCACGACGCGCGGCGCATTCACGCCGTCGATACGCAATAGCTTGCCGAAAACGGTCTGGCGCGCCACGGAATCGGCCGGAAAATTGGCGTCGCAGATGACGACTTCGTCGCCGTGCCCCATCGCGGCGAGCGCGTAGAGAATGTCGGCGTTCAGAAGCGGATCGATGTTCTTCAGCACAGCGTCTCCTCCATGCATGGCGCGTCTCGTTTCGAGATCTGCGCCGTTGAACCTGATGAGTGTCAGTGCCGGGAATCAATCTCCATACGGCACCCAGATATTCTTGACTTGCACGGCCTGGCGCAAGAAGGGCAAACCTTCACTCGATGCATCGAACCAGTCGAACAGGCGCCCGTGATCGACGAAGGTGCGCTTGAGATTGCCGACCGATTCGCGCTCGGCCATCGCCGACAGCGCCGCGCCATTGAAGCACCACAGCCCGTCCACGTCGTCGTGCTGGGCAAGCGTTTTGGCAAGCGCGCGCACGTCGCCGGTGACGATGTTGAGCGCGCCGCCGGGAACGTCCGACGTGTCCGCGATCTGATAGAAGTCAGTCGCCATGAGCGGGCAGGTCGCGCTCGGCACGGCGACCACCGTATTGCCAAGCGCAAGCGCGGGCGCGATCAGCGAGACGAAGCCGAGCAACGGTGCCTCGTCAGGACACACGACGCCGATCACGCCTAGCGGCTCGTGCATGGCCAAGGCGACGCCGTGCAGCGGCGGCGCGTGCACGGCGCCATCGAACTTGTCCGCCCACGCAGCGTACGTGAACAGACGCGAGATCGACGCATCGACTTCACGTTTCGCATCGCTTTCACTCGAACCCGCGCGCACGACGAGCTGCCGCGCGAATTCGTCCGACCGTGCGCTCAGATTTTCCGCTAGGTAATACAGCACCTGAGCGCGGTTGTGCGCGCTCGCGGCCGCCCACTTCGTCATGCCGCGCGCTGCCGCCACTGCATTGCGGATATCCTTGCGATTGCCTTCGGCCACTTCGCCGACGATGTCGCCCGACGGCGCGCGAACGAGCCGCGAATAACCGCTATCGGGCCTTGCCTGCTTGCCGCCGATGAAGAGCTTCGCCGTGCGGTCGATGGCGCTGACGTTCGGCGTATCGATCATAGAGTCGGATTCCGCAGGCGGCGCTTCCTTCTCGCCCCGCATCGGCAGCTTGGACCATGCGCGCGGCTTCAGATATTCGTGAATGCCCTCGCGCCCGCCTTCGCGTCCGAAGCCGGATTCGCGATAGCCGCCGAAGCCCACGGCTGCATCGAAGAGATTCGTCGCGTTGATCCACACGACACCGCATTGCAGGCGCGGCGCCACGTCCAGCGCGCGGCTGATGTTTTCGCTCCACACGCTCGCGGCGAGGCCGTAACGCGTGTTGTTCGCGAGCGCGACCGCTTCGTCGGGCGTGCGGAAATTCATCGAAACAAGCACGGGACCGAAGATTTCCTCTTGCGCCAGCGTCGAAGCGGGCGCGACGTTGGTCACCAATGTCGGCGCAAAGAATGCCCCGCCTTCCGGCAGCGTGAGACGCGATGGCTGATGAATCTCGCAGCCTTCGCTCTTCCCTTTCGCCACGAGCGCGCGGATACGTTCGAGCTGCACGTCGTCGACAATGGCGCTCATGTCGACGCCCTTGTCGAGCGACGGCCCCACGCGCAGCGTTTCCATGCGGCGCTTGAGCTTGTCGATGAAGCGCGCTTCGATGCCTTCCTGCACGAGCAAGCGCGAACCCGCGCAGCACACTTGGCCTTGATTGAACCAGATTGCATCGACGACGCCTTCGACAGCCGAATCGATATCGGCATCGTCGAAAACGATGAACGGCGACTTGCCGCCCAGTTCCAGCGTGAGCGATTTACCCGAGCCCGCCGTCGTCGCGCGAATCTGACGGCCCACTTCGGTCGAGCCGGTGAACGCAATCTTCGCGACGCGCGGATGTTCGACGAGCGCCGCGCCCGTGCGGCCATCGCCGGTGACGACGTTCAGCACGCCCTTGGGCAAGCCGGCGCGGTGCGCAAGCTCCGCGAAGAGCAAGGCCGTCAGCGACGTGTATTCCGCCGGTTTCAGCACGACGCAATTGCCGAGCGCGAGCGCGGGCGCGATCTTCCATGCAAGCATCAGCAGCGGGAAGTTCCACGGCACGATCTGGCCGATCACACCGAGCGGCGCCCAGTCCGCGAACTCGCGATCCTGCAGTTGCGCCCAGCCTGCATGATGCAGAAAGTGCCTTGAAACAAGGGGAATATCGATGTCGCGCGACTCACGGATCGGCTTGCCGTTGTCGAGCGATTCGAGCACGGCAAAAAGGCGGCTATGCCTCTGCACCATGCGCGACAGTGCATACAGATGCCGCGCACGGCCCGCGCCGCCGATGCCTTGCCATGATTCCAGCGCGTGATGCGCGGCCTGCACGGCGGCATCCACATCGGCGCTTGCACCCTGCGCGATCGACGCGAGCACGCGGCCCGTCGCGGGCTCGCGCGAATCGAAGCGATTGTCGTCCGCCCCGTCACGCCATGCGCCGTCGATGAAATGACCGAAGCGGCCGCCGTGTTGTTCGAGCCATGCGCGCACGGCGCGATCGTCTTCCGGTGCGGGTCCGTATTCCATCGAAGAAAAGTATTCGGCTACGCTCATGAGGCTTCTGTCTGTAGTGGCTCGGTTCAGGCGACCGGATGACGGTTGAAGGCCGAATAGCGCCCGCTCACATGATGTTCGAGTTGACGCTCGATATCGGCAAGCAAACTGGACGCGCCGATGCGAAACAGGTCCGCCTCGAGCCATTCGCGCCCAAGCTCTTCCTTCATGAGAATTTGGTACTGCAGCGCCGTTTTCGCGTTGGACACCCCGCCCGCCGGCTTGAAGCCGATGGCCACGCCCGTGCGCGTCAGATATTCGCGAATCATGCGCACCATCACGAGCGAGACGTCGAGCGTGGCATTGACGCCTTCCTTGCCCGTGGATGTCTTGATGAAATCCGCGCCCGCCATCATGCAGATCATCGACGCCTTGGCGATGTTCGACAGCGTGCGAATGTCGCCGGTACCGAGAATCGCCTTCACGTGCGCGTCGCCGCACGCCGCGCGAAAGTCGCGCATTTCGTTATAGAGGGCTCGCCAGTTGCCGGTCAGCACATGCTCGCGCGTGACCACGATGTCGATTTCTTTGGCGCCGTCGGCAACGGATGCTTCGATTTCGCGCAGCTTGAGCGGATGCGGATTGAGGCCCGCAGGAAAGCCGGTGGAAACAGCCGCAACGGGAATGCCGCTATCGGCCAGCGCCTCCACCGCAGTCTTGACGAAGCGGTGATAGACGCACACCGCGCCGGTCGTGATCGGCTGGTCCGACATGCCGAGCGCGTCGAGCAAGTCTTCCCGCAGTGGGCGGCGCGCTTTCGCGCAGAGGCGTTGAACGCGCGCGGTGGTGTCGTCGCCGCTCAGCGTCGTCAGGTCGATGCAGGTGATCGCCTTGAGCAGCCACGCTGCTTGCGCGTCTTTCTTGACGGAGCGGCGCAAGCCGAAGCTCGCCGCCCGGCGCGCGACGGCGGACTGGTTCACGCGCAGCCCTTCGAGCCAGGCGAGGTCGAACGGAACGCCGGGATTGCGCGCGCTCGTGGCCGCCAAAGCCGTTCCCGGCCACGCGACGATGGACTTCGATGCGGTTTCCAACATGAGATCGTGTCGCTGTCTGCTTGCGCAACGCACAACAGCTTTCTGATAGATTGATCTCAGTTTAACGCATGGTTGTTACGATCGTAACATAGGGAAAGTGCGGAGGCGCGCCGGTCCGGCGTACCGGCGCGCCGTGGTCACGCAGTATGCGCTTCAGCCTCGCGCGCTGGCGAGCTGCGTCCTGCCGGCCTCGCGAGACCGAGATGGCTGCGCAGCGTCGTACCCTCGTAAGCACGGCGGAAAATGCCGCGTCGCTGCAAGATCGGCACGACGCCCTCCGTGAACGCTTCCAGCCCGTCCGGCAGCACGTCCGGCATCAGATTGAAACCGTCGGCCGCGCCATTCTCGAACCAGTGCGCAATGTCGTCGGCCACCTGTTCCGGCGTGCCGACGATCACGCGATGCCCGCCGCCGCCCGCAAGCGCGCGCACCAGCTCGCGCACCGTGTAACCGTGCGTGCGCGCCTGCGCGAGCGTCGCGTTGAAGAATGTGTGATTGCCGTTGCCGTCGTTGGGCAGCGGCAGATCGGCAGGCAGGCGCGCATCGAGCTTCAGCGAATCGACCGGCACGCCGAGTGTTCCCGCGAGCCGGTTGAGGCTGTAGCGCCATGGAATTAGATCGACGAGTTCATCGCGACGGCGCAGTGCCTCGCTTTC from Caballeronia sp. LZ062 encodes the following:
- a CDS encoding autoinducer 2 ABC transporter substrate-binding protein; this translates as MKLKTFGTALTAIALAAGAIMGAQAATNETIVTVVKVTGINWFNRMDDGVKEFGKENPNINAYQTGPGRADAAQQLKIIEDLIAKKVTAIAVVPYDPPTLEPALKKAMDRGIKVVTHEADNAKNTMVDIEAFDNTAYGAGLNERLAKCMGQQGKWAVLVGSLGSRSQVQWADGGIGNAKAKYPKMDLVEPKLETNNDGERAYQVAKEVLRKHPDLTGFQGSSSLDVIGIGRAVEEAGKVGKICVYGTGLPTEAGKFLESGAINGIAFWDPKLAGIAMNKVAQMLVDGKTVENGADLGVTGYNKVTVSKGPGKGVIVRGTGWVDVDKTNYKQYPF
- the rbsK gene encoding ribokinase, whose protein sequence is MSGSVVILGIYVTDLAFRAQRMPLLGETVAGSAFAMGPGGKGSNQAVAAARAGADVIFCTRIGNDAFGKIAQATWAAEGITSRASVIDDIATGAAHIYVDENTGGNAIIVASGAAGTLGPDDVDAIEADIARAAVFVTQLEQPIPAAKRGLELARKHGVTTVFNPAPALALDDDIFPLCDYITPNETEAAALTGIAVKSLDDARRAADVLLGKGARAAIITLGEAGALLHSAYESVLVPAFECGRVIETAGAGDGFTGGFAAALARGDSALDAVRFGCALASISVTRPGTAPSMPRLDEINALLSERSVTQ
- a CDS encoding ABC transporter permease gives rise to the protein MKASKWLADRQFNFLIGVNVLVVIVATWLSHGQFLDIDNLQSMGGQLPELGLLALGIMLSMVSGNGGIDLSGVGLANLSGMVAAMLLPHMVSADDSPALYTAVFAGIVVAMGLIGGLLNGVVIAKLRLTPILCTLGTQLLFTGIAVVLSNGASVRVEYVDPLSNIGNGTFLQVPISLWIFVAAVLVLGWVLRRTPFGLRLYLMGTNPKAAFYAGIPRARMLILTYGMCGVLASLAGLISATHTSSAKWDYGNSYLLIAILIAVMGGVNPAGGYGRIVCVFLAATVLQFLSSLFNLLGVSQFFGDCAWGFLLLASLAFAGGERVRAIFGIGGARPTSKVPPPPASTGR
- a CDS encoding aldehyde dehydrogenase family protein, giving the protein MSVAEYFSSMEYGPAPEDDRAVRAWLEQHGGRFGHFIDGAWRDGADDNRFDSREPATGRVLASIAQGASADVDAAVQAAHHALESWQGIGGAGRARHLYALSRMVQRHSRLFAVLESLDNGKPIRESRDIDIPLVSRHFLHHAGWAQLQDREFADWAPLGVIGQIVPWNFPLLMLAWKIAPALALGNCVVLKPAEYTSLTALLFAELAHRAGLPKGVLNVVTGDGRTGAALVEHPRVAKIAFTGSTEVGRQIRATTAGSGKSLTLELGGKSPFIVFDDADIDSAVEGVVDAIWFNQGQVCCAGSRLLVQEGIEARFIDKLKRRMETLRVGPSLDKGVDMSAIVDDVQLERIRALVAKGKSEGCEIHQPSRLTLPEGGAFFAPTLVTNVAPASTLAQEEIFGPVLVSMNFRTPDEAVALANNTRYGLAASVWSENISRALDVAPRLQCGVVWINATNLFDAAVGFGGYRESGFGREGGREGIHEYLKPRAWSKLPMRGEKEAPPAESDSMIDTPNVSAIDRTAKLFIGGKQARPDSGYSRLVRAPSGDIVGEVAEGNRKDIRNAVAAARGMTKWAAASAHNRAQVLYYLAENLSARSDEFARQLVVRAGSSESDAKREVDASISRLFTYAAWADKFDGAVHAPPLHGVALAMHEPLGVIGVVCPDEAPLLGFVSLIAPALALGNTVVAVPSATCPLMATDFYQIADTSDVPGGALNIVTGDVRALAKTLAQHDDVDGLWCFNGAALSAMAERESVGNLKRTFVDHGRLFDWFDASSEGLPFLRQAVQVKNIWVPYGD
- a CDS encoding RbsD/FucU family protein, which codes for MLKNIDPLLNADILYALAAMGHGDEVVICDANFPADSVARQTVFGKLLRIDGVNAPRVVRAVLSVMPLDTFVDDPAGRMEVVGDATALPAVQREAQREVNHAEGRELPFGPIERFAFYERAKNAYCVIRSGETRGYGCFIFKKGVQLAPDEPQGDAQ
- the deoC gene encoding deoxyribose-phosphate aldolase, translating into MLETASKSIVAWPGTALAATSARNPGVPFDLAWLEGLRVNQSAVARRAASFGLRRSVKKDAQAAWLLKAITCIDLTTLSGDDTTARVQRLCAKARRPLREDLLDALGMSDQPITTGAVCVYHRFVKTAVEALADSGIPVAAVSTGFPAGLNPHPLKLREIEASVADGAKEIDIVVTREHVLTGNWRALYNEMRDFRAACGDAHVKAILGTGDIRTLSNIAKASMICMMAGADFIKTSTGKEGVNATLDVSLVMVRMIREYLTRTGVAIGFKPAGGVSNAKTALQYQILMKEELGREWLEADLFRIGASSLLADIERQLEHHVSGRYSAFNRHPVA